The genomic segment TACGTACAATAAAGAATGCAATGAGGGGAAAAACAGATGAAGGGAACGAGGTCACGTTAAATGTAGAACATTCACAGGTGTGTTCTGGTTTAGAGAAAGAATCTGGAGCAGGTGACAGAGGCAGCGAGTCGGTGGGAGCAGCTCCACCTGTGTGAGTTTTATTATCTGTGTCTGATAATAAACCCACACTAAGGTTTAAATTTAACTCCCACAGGAGGAGGAAATCCGGTTTGATATTTATACCTGACCTGTTTCTACAGAGAGTTACTGACTTTGTTTGTCCCTGCAGACCACCGTACATGGCTTACAGGGACTAAACACACAGGTTTAATGCTTAAAATGTGAAGTCTGGGGCatgcagaaatgtttaaatctttttttattaatttgaatCTACAAACCCTCAGTCAACTTCAACACAGAACAAAGACACTATCAGACTAACTAATGAACAGAAGGACTGAGGGGCTGACTAAAGAGCCTTTCAGATTGGACGGGGTGTGGCGCTGCGCTCGCCGCGGAGTCGGGCACAGAGCAGAAGGGGCACGACAGGATTGGACAGAGTTTCGGCTCGTCCAGGAGCTGCATGATACTCAATGTCTAACTATTCAAATTGACATTGGCTCTCCCCCAaacttcaacattttgaagTCCACTTCCAAATAAAAAGCTAATAACTTCGAATCGCACGTTTAGGTATAAATAAAGATTACGTGATCTTGTAAACAGATTGTGATGTTTCACAATGTTCCACCTGTTGGTTTTttctgggcagaaaagcgctggctgtgcatTTAGGGGAGCTTGcaagaagaaaagcgctgcaggtccatcctgtctccatgacaacagtctgttgacaacggccgctgtatggtCGActctgctccgttactttttattgcatgtttcatatttgagatggtttattttggggcgctggtggcccagtggttagtgcgcgcgtcatgtatggaggctgtagacctcctgtggctcctttcctgcatgtcattccctactctctctctcaacctgatttctgactttatccactgtcctatcctccattaaaggcacaaaaagcccaaaaataattctttaaaaaaaaaaaaattacgggaaatttcaaacatttgaaaaagttcaaagattttcaacttgagcgctcggagcaggAAAGAAGACACTGAGCGCTGCACCACCTGCttctgcaaacgctctctcctcattgaaaacaattttaaaagacGCTGGCACACGGGGCCTTTTATGTTTGGTACCTGCAGTACCTTTGTGGCCCAGGAGGGGGCCCAGACCCCCCTTAAGGACCACTAACTTGCATCATTAGAAAAAGTTAAGGTATGCAGACCCCCCTAAACGGACCATGTTGATGCAGAAATCATTTATCATCAGTTaaatcagaaacacatttactgTGTCTGcataatgaacacaaacacctgCTGCCCATATAAGGCGTTTCCTTCCGACCTGATCAAAGGTCTTATTGGCAGCAGGAAGCAGGAAGCGGCTCCTCTGTTTGATTGATAACGCCGCTTGGCATCGTGGGTAAACAAGGCCCTCCTGTGAAGCCTTATCAGCGGACAGTTTGCAGCTTTATCAGCGCGGCAGTTTGAGGTGTCAGCTGGAGTTTTACTTTGAGCTCTGATGGTTAACCAGAGAGCATCTGTCTGATGAGATTACACAGAAACTGTCTTCTCTTCTGCTGAGGTCGAGTTCAGTCAGACTCCTGACCCTGAATAATAAGTTCTAGTTTTGTCATTTagaaagaaaaccaaaactTTGTCTGGAGAATGTTCACTTATTTACGGGTTTGTTTGCAAAGATATTCAGTAAAAAGTTCTTCTCACTGCGATGGTAGCCTAGAAGTTActttgcacgccccatgtacagaggttgtagTCCGTATAGCGTGCGGCccctggttcaaatccgacctgcggctcctttcctgcatgtcattcctcatcttcgcgtcccccgtctgttcctgcagggggcgctggagtcccatcgatggcggtctccgtgctggaaatgctgtctcagtctaactttcagtcaacctaacgacaggctgagagctggagctgaggcgggttttaaacctcctgacaaactgttacactgcgcccacctgtcaatcaggtcagctacacgccttattgtgaataactcttatccttcatcaaatcaaaactgatgagtcatcaaaacattcaccccccgtacagtgtgtgtccatccagacatgagctaatcacacctattttgttttttgaaccaggctgtaaacatgttcatctctgctgtaaaaacaggctttttagaatgggtgtgtatgtgacttcctgtgcttctgcagccagcctctagtggacactccaggaactgcaggatatttacacttcagcattggcttcatttttaaacaacggaggttgcagcttgaaTTGTCGCTGATGGGAGTCGGGATGCGATCCCGGTGGATTGTGTTTGTCCTGTTTTTACTCTCCATGCAGAATGTTGTTCCAGGATCCACCAAACGTTTATTCAGTACAGCTCGGACTACAAATGTACTACAATGGAAACCAGAAGACTTCACATGATGAAAACCCAGACCCCCGAGTGCAGGTTGAATCTTTGTAAGTAGAATCTGTAACTACGTCTTTAAGCCTGCATTGTTTGCAGAATAAACAAAGTACAGAGGCTGTTAAATCGAGCCGCCCTGCCAGGAGGCCGACCTCTGGTTAGACATCAGTTCACGATGAGCAGCGTTTCTGTTGCTCTGTAGGTGTGACGGAGCATGGAGAGCACGATGACTCACGGTTTATTCACACATGCTGATTTCTGCGTTCTTCTGACACATTTAAAGTTTCCACGTTTAGCAGcacgtttttgttttctccacttTTGTCTCGGAGGGAAATTCCCCCTCAGTCGTCCTCCCACGACACAAACCCCTTCATCtgtgacattttctttcacgCTGTGATGATCATTTGCATTCACGCCCTTCACCCTCTTGATGTtgtattttctctcctcttgttgtctgaatgttttttaacaaagaGTTTTTGGAATTCCCAGATGTTTGAAGTGGCTTTCGTTTACCATGAAGTCTTTATTTAACACCTGCCTTCAGctttctcatcctcttcctgTTGCTGTTGTTACCTGCTCTGCCTCTTCACATTAAGTGTTTCTGGAGGACTAAACCTCTTCAGGACTGGTTTTTTCTACAGGTGGTCTTCAGtttttaagagtttttagagAGGAAGGGCCACATTAAAGAAGAATTAAAGCAGATTTCGAGACTTAAATTGTGATTTGACATGAATTGGGCcgtaatctttaatctttagaATTGCTGTTCTTTGCTGTTCATCttcttacactggctcccagttactgctcacatcaaatttaaaaatctgctgctcgcttacaaaacagcgacaaaaacgtctcctccttactttaactctctgatccaggtctacactccctcccgcccactacactttgccaatgaaaggcgtctgatccaaccttcacaacagggtcctaagacgctgactagactcttctcctctgtcgcccccccggTGGTGaatgtagaattgtagaataatgAAGTTGGAATATTACTAAATTAAAGCCATGATATTAGAAGAATTAAGTCATGTGGGCGCTGTTAGCCTAGCGGTTACTGcgctcgccccatgtacagacgCTAAAGTCCTCGAGAGTGGGCCGctcgggtttgaatccaacctgtggctccattcctgcatatctctctctctctccacagcttcccatcaatcaatatttatctgtatagcaccaattcataacgagtgttatctggagacgctttacaaaagagcatatgggagaAGATGCAGGAAGAACTTTTACATCGGCTTCGTTCTTCAACATCGGAGGTTGCACCatagtttaaacacattttaaaagggggggggggggggggcttctttCTTGTAGCCCAAACACCCCGTGGTTAGTTTTAGTACCACCGGGACCTTAAGGAGGTTTACATGTTGGATTTAGGAAGAAAGATAATGTATGCATAGTTCCTCTGCATGTAACTACGAACGGTTAAATGTAACATCTGTACAGTGTCCTCACGCCGCCCTCTGTCCCACTCTTAACCACACCAGCAGAAAGTCCATGTGTTAAATAAAGTGTGGAAAGTGAGCGCTCGGCTGCTCCGTGGTCTGCAGCTGTTTGTGATGGTGGTCTGCAGACAGAACAGTTTCTCTTTCCGCTCAGCGTGGGAGGAAGTTGACGCTAGGGAAACCCTGCAGCAGACGCAATGAGTGAGAGGGGGGGATGGGTGGAGAGTGGGTGGGTGGTGTAAGAGGGGGAGACCGTCATGGTGTCCCATGGGGGCTCAGCAGGATGGGTAGGGGGAGTACAGGTCTGAACCTCACTGAGGAAAGTTTGAATTACGATAATAGATGTTTGGACGGAGTTTGTTTCCTGCACAGTGAGATTCTTCTTTTGATTATTTAGACTTCAGAAGCAAAGAGAGCTTGTGGAACGCAGCATATTCAACTGAACACATGCCTGACTCACCGAGAGAGCAACAAGTGACTGACACATATCACACAAGTTAAACGACACATataatgaaaaatccacttgtacagtgtttttgaacatatatttgggtaacctgagagtctactgactcattgcatttaaagagacacacatcaaaacggagcgttctgagagagctggtttatacagggtcacaaacctcctctggtgcttgattcatgttaaacATTCAGTCCTTACAGTGTaaaagagaaatgagctctagagactcaaactgtttttgtagcaggctgtaaacatgtttatttaaacatggggcgctatggagactgactcactgcaggagacagactctagcgGACACaacaggaactgcagtttttggcttCATTCATCACATTTTGCAACTGTATTTTTATTGGCTGAGAAATTTGTTATTAGATTGGTGTCATCTAACTTTATTGATGAGAATAATtaagtatcatctgcataacagtgAATATTTTGTTAGTGTTTATGTTACCTTTAAGAAGCATTTATTGGGTTAATAAGCATTCAAAACTAAATTGTTtcagagacacagaaaacatgtaacagaaatcaaagGCTGCCAGGGAGGCCTTAACAGGTAACGCTAAAGGCTGAGGTATAGCAACGAAACCACCTGGCACCCCAAATTATACAGAGCAAATTACACAGAATCTTCTCTGTGTTCATGCACCCAAAGACAGCGATGGAAGCcacagggagaacctctcactaccCCTGAAGGTGAGATCATGAGTCAACACAGAGGACAGGAGACCCAGAGTTTATATAAGCTCCCCACACCTGGTCttaatcaaagccaatcagCCGACCTCAGTgagaagcaagagagagagagagagagagggagagagcgagagagagagagagagagagagagagagagccctcACAGCTGAGCCTCTACAATCACCTGTGGATGGACACCTGGGACTGTTATCGCAACcgcatactacatactactatctaaatcagtctGCATTATAAACTGTATACtgagttcaacagtagtatgtagtatgaatGCCAGTCGGAGGtaattaacataattaaaataaaacaagtctaCAATCTCTCAAATATTCATTTATACACAACGCCCTGGGTTGAAATATGATTGGCATGCTATTGAAATTGTAGTATACTTTACAGACATTCAGGTTGAActtttactcagctgtgaataatatgAAGAGCAGGCCGAGGACCATATAACTGCAGCTGCTGGTCCAGCTGTGACACATTCACTGTACagtctacaaagcaggaaaataaatatatgaacatgtcatatttgttattggttcataatgtggcaagatattcccaccgacgagttcaaacagctgcgctccggcattttgatctctgacctgtcgctttgcattgtgggaaacagtacgcgaggtagactggtccgatgcatactgtacatgtttcctgaatcagtatgacatcctggtatttttggcatactgcggaTCTCGCAGTTGttcacatactgcatactgcgtactgcattttggccaaatcagtatgtACTAGTAGTATAGTACGCGGTTTCGATAACAGCCTCTGTCTTGGTCTGTCCATGGACACCAGACGCTCCCCCAAATCCTGAAgttcccttttttaaaagagttttTCTGATTTTGGACCAAAACTTGGTGACGGCAGAAACAGGAAATCCTTCAGTCCTCACTCATAGCTGACCGACCGTCCTGGATAATCTGAATAGTCTGTGCATGACTCAGCAGAGAGTCACAGCGACTCATCaggatttttctcttttcttttggtttGTGGTCAAGAGAGTAATGTGTTAAATATTAGAGGTGTGTAATCCTTGGGAGGAAAATGCTCCTTAACAAAGtcttttgtccctgacaggctccaGTTTTAGTCTAAGTTTCTGACATTATTACAGAAATGATACTCACAGAGAAACCTTTTTGTTACAGAGGAAGGTGATTTTTCTTGTCTCACAATAACAGACAGTAGGGATGGTTAAATCCCAGTTTTTATGAATGTGGtgtgttctccagtatgttcttcaaAACGCTTTTGTCAAAATGGTGATTCTATTGAACTACACATAGcgttgatataaagacaaatgtTCTAACTAGTGGGTTGGAATATTCAGAATTCTGGTAAAATCCCATctaacacctagtgtttaaaatgggtactgcagtctaaattctaaacatcatagagagcttcCCCCCCGcccaggtcaccatgtggtggactctgaagcttcagtgtttatccagctctgcatgggtctgtaaacctttctgtgttctaacctctctccatttttcaaaagcatctccaatattgatcctagtttgagcacgtttctgctcgtggagcttattagaaacatgcagaggctttttaggtcgggtacaatcacttctatctgaaccacttctcttgaccgcttccatcactgcaacacctgttgacctgataactgctctcatatctggcaaaccgaggggcgtccaaaacgaccgtttggggtgccttaaaagtgcctaccttctctggtccaaacaaatccagagcattcaggagcagaatctaaagttagaaggaggacatactggctgctgcattgttgtcagagaagccagcacttcaacatagcatgtttccttaatgatcagagagtaagatacctttatcatctcactctctacacagctcactgattggaccttcaAAGAAACAAGTTTAACGCCACGCTGGTTTTGACCTCCGGTGCATGAAGGGATTTTATTGACAGAGTTTGAACACTCCTGGAGCcccacaaaaaatacaaaaataaaacaaatgtttacaaaataaaataaagaattcatgcttcattaattaatttaatcattttgattaaattatattaaattattcTGCATCATGAGTATTTCCAGCAGGCAGTTCATCATAATTATGAAGttgtaaagaataaaataattcaCATGCAGACACAGCTCGACAGGTAACAAAAAGGGCAGTGCATTATGGTCCTTGTAGTTCCGACGTCATTATTTCCGATGTTTGATTCTTTCATATTTCATAATTGCTCAGATATTCAATCTAGTTCTTCGGACATTAAAAGGTGACTTTAGTGGTTTATAAAtaatctgatgtttttttcttttaagtccTCAGCTGCTTCAGTCTGTGTCTCAGCTCTCGACTccgcctcctcagctcctccttcGTTGTCAGCAGCCTCCTCTCGTGCTCTCTGACCTCCTCGATGTACTCCGTCGCCTTTTTCAGGATCACCACCTTGGCCGCTCGGTCGTTCTTCTCCAGTGCCGGGATCTCGTCCCGCAGAGCCAGGAAGCTCATCTTCAGCTCGTTCCTGCGCTGCCTCTCCAGCACGTTGTGAGTCCTGCGTTTGTCCACATTGTCCTCGCCGTCCGAACGGGGACTCCAGCACCTGCGTCCGCTGTCGCTCTGCCTCAGTGTCTGGCAGACGCTCTGGGGCTTGAACCGTTTCCCCGCAGGCTGCTGGGCGGACGCAGACGGCTGCTGGGCGGCGTAGTTGTGCTGGTGGACGTTGATGTGAGAGCGTTTAAGAACCGCCGGGGAGCTGCTCGCCCTGCTGCTGTTATCTGACCGCTGAGACACGTTTCTCCTGTCCACCGTCACCACGTCGATCTCTACATCCTCCTCAGcttcctgttcctcctcctcctcttcttcttcttcttcttcttctggggaaaaataaaagattatttCAGTTATTGCAACACTTTCTCCAGGTTTAAGCTACAAGGAGGGCCAATTGAGTTAAGTTAACTTTGTCACAAGCATGCCGCTTACCTGATTCGCTGTCGCTGCTGCTGAGAGGCGGCGAGTCCAGACACAGTTCTGGCACCACCTCCATCGCCCCTCCGTCCTCGCTCAGGCCACTCAGCGTGGTGCACGGAAACACCACAGAGGGGTCGATGCAGTCTGTGGACGCAGCGTGGAGGTCCTTCAGGTACCCCGTGGTCACCCTGGAGCTGCACACCTGCTGACCAGCTGCAGCACTGTCTGTGCTGTTGGCCGCGGAAGAGTCCCGGCGGGCACGCAGCGAGGCTAGCCTTTCGGACACCACCCTCTCCAGCTTGGTGGCGGCGGCGAAGCTGCTGCTCCACATGCAGTCCTGGATGATGAAGGACTGGAGGAGCGCCGCGGAGGGGTTGCAGTCCTCATCCAGCAGGTCAGTCACCGCCTCCAGGTGCTCTGCGGCGGACAGCGGGACATCGGGCAGCGAGGGTCTCCGGCTGGGCGACAGAGGAGGCGTCGGCAGCAGCTCGAACTTCTTCCAGATGTCCTCGTCAGGGCCCGGGAGGAACTGTCTGCAAGGAGGCAGGTAGAAGTCCTCCTCCTCGCCATCCAACAGGAAGTAGGGCTGCACCGTGTCATAGTCATAATCATAGTTCGTGCTGTGCATGGTTAACACCGGCGGCATCAGGCTGCCTGAGAGGGGACAAAACATGAGATTAGGCTTTGCAGGGCTCCCCAAAAATCTctgaaatgcctttttttttttgaagcctccTTTTAGATAAACACAGAACGATGTAGTTTTAATTATTTGGACGACAAAATGATACGTGCACATTTAACAGATCTCTGTCACAATTAAATTTTAAAGCATGTTAAAATCCATCAAACGCAGATTTTTAACTAGGAATTctgttaacaaacaaacaaacaaacaaacaaacacaaagtgactGTTACCCAGGCGGAGCTGTTTAAATACTCAAGTATTGGTTATTGAGGTGTAATAAGGTATAACGTGTCCTGTGACGCACAAGAGGCGACgtagaaataaaaaagtgcCGTAGTCATGCCAAAACTaatgcaagaaactgaacattAAGGGTTATTCTGTTGATAGATCACGTctaaaataaaagaatatgaATAAAATGCCACAATTAATTATCAGTAGAGGGCGCTTGTCAATTCGGCATAATAATAACCTACTTATCCTGCAGGTACAACTCTAAAATTAGTGCAAAGCTCCCATCAGTGTCTTACTCAGTCACGAAGGACCGCACACTCCGCACAATTAAACtgtcaaataaagaaataaaggtttatttaaaaGCTTTAACCTAAAGCTAAAGACACAAAGGGTCACAAACAGTTAAAGGTGATCACAGAGGTACAATTCGGCATAGTTTCTGGAGTGATTAAGAGAGAAATGTCCCGAGGAGAAGCAAAAAGTCGAGGCACCAGTCCCCACTTTGAAACTACGCAACTCTTTAAACCATGAAATTAAATCTTAAAGTTAAAGCTAAAGAGACACACGTTAACCGACAGTTAAACGTAATCACAGGGGTAAATTCGGCATAGGTTGTGGAGTGATTTGGAGTGAAATGTCCCGAGGAGaagcaaaaagagaagaaacaaataTTGACTGATTACGTGAATCCACGCAGCAGACACACTGACAGCCACCAGTCCCCACTGTGGAACTAAACAACTCGATCTTTAAACTGTGAATTTACAGCTTTACGATAAAGGTAGAGTATGACAGTTTCACAGACAGTTTGAAATAATCACAGGGGAAAATTCGGCATAGTTTTTGGAGAGATTTAGACAGAAATGTCCCGAGGAGAAGCAAAGTAAAGTCGATGCACCGTTAGATGTCATCACAACTTACCGTTATGACTCCCGGAGAGGCGGTAAAGTTACGTACGGTTAATCCAACGGAACACAATAAAAGTTGTGTGGATAAATAATAACACCGACAAAGAAAGCTAAAGTGGTACTACACTGTGCCGTGCTGCCTCCTCGGAGTGAATCACCGACACCGGCTGCTCTCTGGACATTTAATACTCCTGCTCctgcctctttttgtttttttgtcttcatccGCGCAAATGTCAATTTTGGCGCCAAATGTGCGCTACGTAGTAAACATAAACGACTCGCGAGCGTGTCAAAAACAGTCTTATAAATtagcaaaacactttatttgtaATAACGAGTCATTTCTATGAattatttgtgttgaatatgaGGAATAAGAAGCATTTAACGCGGGGACTGCTTTGTCTCGCGGATGTGGATGGAAAAAGGTGGTCCGCGCTAACAGTAAATGATGCAGGGCACTACTTTCCGGGAATACTGCTCTGATTCAGTGATGATatcctgaaaaaacaaaaacaaaaacaaaacaaaaacagcaattaaaataaaaacaacaataacaattgtaaaaaacaacaacagagggaTTTGAAGTAAAACAGCTATTTATTATGAAAAATGAAACTAATACTTAAGGGAAAAATTAATCAgattaaaatcaaaatcaaaatcaaactatTTCAGATTCAAAGATTTGGGAAAACATAAGAATTGATgaggaaacaaataaaaacattaagagAAAAGCTAAAATGATGACATCCATTACTTACACGTGTAATTTTGCTAAAACTCATCGTTAATAATTACAAAGCACATCATCAAGTATTCATATTTTGCCTGTTTAATGCTATCAGGTGTTTATTGTTTGGTCACATGATATAACGCTCCATTAATACCTTAATGTTTCTTTTGCCTGTCTGTCGAAGCACTTTGTACACCTGAGTTTGTTAAAGGTgcgatataaataaagttattatcatCTTTGATGATCAATTAATTAAGTTTAATCaaacttttattctgaaagacACATGAGGATAAACTCTCCATGACTCACTGACTGTATCactgatgtgatgtgtgtgtacatgagaGTCTTCACCCATCTGTACAAG from the Labrus bergylta chromosome 4, fLabBer1.1, whole genome shotgun sequence genome contains:
- the LOC110004098 gene encoding transcriptional regulator Myc-1-like isoform X1, with the protein product MPPVLTMHSTNYDYDYDTVQPYFLLDGEEEDFYLPPCRQFLPGPDEDIWKKFELLPTPPLSPSRRPSLPDVPLSAAEHLEAVTDLLDEDCNPSAALLQSFIIQDCMWSSSFAAATKLERVVSERLASLRARRDSSAANSTDSAAAGQQVCSSRVTTGYLKDLHAASTDCIDPSVVFPCTTLSGLSEDGGAMEVVPELCLDSPPLSSSDSESEEEEEEEEEEEEQEAEEDVEIDVVTVDRRNVSQRSDNSSRASSSPAVLKRSHINVHQHNYAAQQPSASAQQPAGKRFKPQSVCQTLRQSDSGRRCWSPRSDGEDNVDKRRTHNVLERQRRNELKMSFLALRDEIPALEKNDRAAKVVILKKATEYIEEVREHERRLLTTKEELRRRSRELRHRLKQLRT
- the LOC110004098 gene encoding transcriptional regulator Myc-1-like isoform X2 translates to MPPVLTMHSTNYDYDYDTVQPYFLLDGEEEDFYLPPCRQFLPGPDEDIWKKFELLPTPPLSPSRRPSLPDVPLSAAEHLEAVTDLLDEDCNPSAALLQSFIIQDCMWSSSFAAATKLERVVSERLASLRARRDSSAANSTDSAAAGQQVCSSRVTTGYLKDLHAASTDCIDPSVVFPCTTLSGLSEDGGAMEVVPELCLDSPPLSSSDSESEEEEEEEEEEEQEAEEDVEIDVVTVDRRNVSQRSDNSSRASSSPAVLKRSHINVHQHNYAAQQPSASAQQPAGKRFKPQSVCQTLRQSDSGRRCWSPRSDGEDNVDKRRTHNVLERQRRNELKMSFLALRDEIPALEKNDRAAKVVILKKATEYIEEVREHERRLLTTKEELRRRSRELRHRLKQLRT